In Hymenobacter gelipurpurascens, one DNA window encodes the following:
- a CDS encoding DUF6687 family protein, with protein MKTFVPFSQLRQQPTIVVDSTGLGAALTLAHWRGAATPEPLRDDTSAGSVLRALRAPATPGLEAVAVTANHFDVDGFVGVWSLLHPELALRHEHLLRLTALLGDFRELNWQDPLAEHALQLVCWLNAEEKDRFYEPFGAPALRRREDEASAEKFEWFLPRFAQLLENPEAGRATWEPEYERIRQAMATAQSSTTCRRTYPEIGLVVVQTPQPIPYYALFGPTAGFDMVLSLYDDNRYEFEYKYTTWIDLESRPTLPRLPLDGLAARLNSLEQSGHLWTFDGITDTGPLLRLTGRRLSKAERYADPDQRPIYSSSITPEMVEQKVVEFFREKYTNVQPRRYWSWAAIRAAGGGKGEL; from the coding sequence TTGAAAACCTTCGTTCCTTTCTCGCAGTTGCGCCAGCAGCCTACCATTGTGGTGGATAGCACTGGCCTAGGAGCCGCCCTTACGCTGGCGCATTGGCGCGGCGCAGCTACTCCCGAGCCTCTCCGCGACGACACCAGCGCCGGCTCCGTATTAAGGGCGTTGCGGGCGCCTGCAACCCCTGGCCTAGAAGCCGTGGCTGTTACGGCCAACCACTTTGATGTGGATGGTTTTGTAGGAGTGTGGAGCCTGTTGCACCCAGAGCTGGCACTCCGGCACGAGCACCTGCTGCGGCTTACCGCCCTTCTCGGCGACTTTCGGGAGCTAAATTGGCAGGACCCATTGGCCGAGCACGCACTGCAATTGGTCTGCTGGCTGAATGCCGAGGAAAAAGACCGTTTTTACGAGCCCTTCGGGGCACCCGCTCTCCGGCGGCGCGAAGACGAAGCCTCTGCTGAGAAGTTTGAGTGGTTTTTACCGCGCTTTGCTCAACTGCTGGAAAACCCAGAAGCCGGCCGTGCTACATGGGAACCCGAGTACGAGCGCATTCGGCAGGCAATGGCTACCGCTCAAAGCTCCACAACCTGCCGACGCACATACCCGGAAATTGGCCTGGTGGTAGTGCAAACCCCGCAGCCAATTCCGTATTACGCACTGTTTGGGCCTACTGCAGGCTTCGATATGGTGCTCAGTCTGTATGATGACAACCGATACGAGTTCGAGTATAAATATACCACCTGGATAGACCTGGAAAGCCGGCCCACGCTGCCTCGCCTACCGCTGGATGGCCTAGCAGCTCGCCTGAACAGCCTGGAGCAAAGCGGCCACCTATGGACGTTTGATGGCATCACCGATACGGGCCCATTGCTACGGCTTACCGGCCGCCGCCTCAGCAAAGCCGAGCGCTACGCCGACCCCGATCAGCGCCCCATTTACTCCTCGTCTATAACACCCGAGATGGTGGAGCAAAAAGTCGTAGAGTTCTTCCGGGAGAAATACACCAACGTTCAGCCGCGCCGGTATTGGAGCTGGGCCGCTATCCGGGCAGCCGGAGGCGGGAAGGGGGAGTTGTAG
- a CDS encoding DUF4249 domain-containing protein: MQESPGLQKGWSIFAAASGLVGSLLLAGCGLQKDIDVELPAYPPQLVVEGYLENNRIPRISVTQSVPYLAAPTPEIPKDVKVVLTLPNGRRDTLSFAPAINLSTNKGYTHTGRTRLVARPGDTFKLEAYDKQGRRVTGTATMPPTVPLDTVEWKFNDLSPAQRKAYVLARFQDPAATTDFYRFQVHRSTVASDPEVEYTPDDRLTNGQAITLGTSYQFEPSDTLFVTLYHLDRPYYQFLQSVQDARNSNGNPFAQPSAIKSTVEGGLGVFTILNYQRQRIILK, translated from the coding sequence ATGCAGGAAAGCCCAGGTTTACAGAAAGGCTGGAGCATTTTCGCCGCGGCCAGTGGCCTAGTGGGCAGTTTGCTGTTGGCGGGCTGTGGCCTGCAAAAGGATATTGACGTGGAGTTGCCGGCGTATCCGCCGCAGCTGGTAGTAGAGGGATACCTGGAAAATAACCGTATCCCACGCATTTCCGTGACGCAAAGTGTGCCCTATCTGGCAGCGCCTACGCCCGAAATTCCGAAGGATGTGAAAGTGGTGCTTACGCTGCCCAACGGCCGCCGCGACACGCTCTCGTTTGCGCCGGCTATCAACCTCTCCACCAACAAAGGCTACACCCACACGGGCCGCACCCGCCTCGTAGCACGCCCCGGCGACACTTTCAAGCTAGAGGCCTACGACAAGCAGGGGCGCCGCGTAACGGGCACGGCCACCATGCCGCCCACCGTACCGCTCGATACCGTGGAGTGGAAATTCAATGACCTGAGCCCTGCCCAGCGCAAGGCCTACGTGCTGGCCCGCTTTCAGGACCCCGCCGCCACCACCGATTTCTACCGTTTTCAGGTACACCGAAGCACTGTCGCGTCAGATCCGGAAGTGGAGTACACGCCCGATGACCGGCTCACGAATGGACAGGCCATTACCTTGGGCACCTCCTACCAGTTTGAGCCTTCGGATACCTTATTCGTGACGCTGTATCACCTGGACCGGCCCTACTACCAATTTCTGCAGTCGGTGCAGGATGCGCGTAACTCCAACGGCAACCCGTTTGCGCAGCCATCGGCCATCAAAAGCACCGTGGAAGGTGGCCTAGGCGTATTCACTATCCTCAACTACCAGCGCCAGCGTATTATCCTTAAATAG
- the trxA gene encoding thioredoxin — MAKKSFSELISSPGMPVLVDFYADWCGPCKTMAPILEQVAAQHQGKLKVIKIDVDRNQAAAQQFRVQSIPTLILFHKGQPVWRQAGVVPANQVNQALQCVLS, encoded by the coding sequence ATGGCCAAGAAATCCTTTTCCGAACTTATTAGCAGCCCTGGCATGCCGGTGCTGGTTGACTTTTATGCCGACTGGTGCGGCCCGTGCAAAACCATGGCGCCTATTCTGGAGCAGGTAGCGGCCCAGCACCAAGGCAAACTCAAGGTGATTAAGATTGATGTAGACCGCAACCAAGCGGCTGCACAGCAGTTTCGGGTCCAGAGTATCCCCACGCTTATCCTGTTCCATAAAGGGCAGCCCGTGTGGCGCCAGGCGGGCGTGGTGCCGGCTAACCAGGTAAACCAGGCGCTGCAGTGCGTACTAAGCTGA
- a CDS encoding tol-pal system protein YbgF produces MAQEVDSANVKRVELENVDVAPTGQTSGWLLTDQDIQTELDGAVENLYNLKHDKAERQFRSLRRRYPHHPLPDFLLGLSTWWKIIPSNTLNKQYDKVFYAYMDSAIAKGEKLYEADNKNYEACFFLAAAYSFSARLQSERHELRKATVNSKRALDYLEISKEANGLSSEFLFGQALFNYYASWISEEHPFLRPILLFFPKGYRQLGIQQLRNVAANAFYTSTEAKYFLVKILGSDREDQDEAALKVAKELAYKYPDNGPFAREYALFSFEQGKHKECERVSLDILNKLNQGYPGYEGLSGRYATYYLGWMQQFKYKNPAKAKEYYQRCIVFSEMTDQDEGGYYLYAHVNLAKMAIQEKNIPAARRYYQVVVNKAERNSIQYQEAKEYLKETQRLSAKSTAKSAYAQNW; encoded by the coding sequence TTGGCTCAGGAAGTTGATTCGGCCAACGTTAAGCGAGTAGAACTCGAAAACGTAGACGTCGCTCCCACGGGCCAGACTTCCGGCTGGCTGCTGACGGACCAGGACATCCAGACGGAACTGGACGGGGCGGTTGAGAACCTATATAACCTGAAGCACGATAAGGCCGAAAGGCAGTTCCGTTCCCTACGGCGCCGCTACCCGCATCATCCGCTGCCCGATTTTCTGCTGGGGCTCAGCACTTGGTGGAAAATCATCCCCAGCAATACGCTCAATAAGCAGTACGACAAGGTGTTCTACGCCTACATGGATTCTGCCATTGCAAAAGGCGAAAAGCTGTATGAGGCCGACAACAAGAACTATGAGGCGTGCTTTTTCCTAGCGGCGGCCTACAGCTTTAGTGCGCGCCTACAGTCTGAACGGCACGAGCTGCGCAAGGCCACAGTAAACAGCAAGCGCGCCCTCGACTACCTCGAAATCAGCAAAGAGGCCAACGGGCTGAGCTCTGAGTTTCTGTTTGGGCAGGCGCTGTTCAACTACTATGCCTCCTGGATTTCTGAGGAGCATCCGTTTCTGCGGCCTATTCTGCTTTTCTTTCCCAAAGGCTACCGCCAGCTGGGTATTCAGCAGTTGCGTAATGTGGCTGCCAACGCCTTTTATACCAGCACCGAGGCCAAATACTTCCTGGTTAAGATACTAGGCTCCGACCGGGAAGACCAGGACGAGGCAGCTTTGAAGGTAGCCAAGGAATTGGCGTACAAATACCCCGATAATGGACCATTCGCGCGGGAATACGCCTTGTTCTCCTTCGAGCAGGGCAAGCACAAGGAATGCGAGCGGGTAAGTCTGGATATTCTGAACAAGTTGAACCAGGGATATCCGGGCTATGAGGGGCTGAGCGGCCGCTATGCCACCTATTACCTAGGCTGGATGCAGCAATTTAAGTACAAGAACCCGGCAAAAGCGAAGGAGTATTACCAGCGTTGCATCGTGTTTTCGGAAATGACCGATCAGGACGAGGGGGGCTACTATTTGTATGCCCACGTGAATCTAGCAAAGATGGCCATACAGGAGAAGAACATACCGGCGGCTCGGCGCTATTACCAAGTAGTGGTGAACAAAGCTGAGCGCAACTCCATCCAATACCAGGAGGCCAAAGAGTATTTGAAAGAAACCCAGCGGCTTTCGGCAAAATCAACGGCTAAGTCGGCGTACGCCCAAAACTGGTAA
- a CDS encoding AAA family ATPase, giving the protein MKILRVRFFNLNSLRGEHEVNFGTSPLAESGLFAITGATGAGKTTILDAITLALYGQMPRHELGGPEQAMSHGTGESWAEVEFEVNGRRYRSKWGQYRARKKPEGKLQPPTMELSEQPETPTGEATEQWPILEDYKSKVPPRVAELSGLEYKQFLRSVLLAQGDFTRFLKSTAGERAQLLEKITDTKKYSDISRAAYERAKHETQQVEQLRAGLAGVVLLSPEDVTFLEGEVTSLHTQLETATSIQKRLLDVQAWLRRLQELRTQQERSKARLQQLTAQADTLAPLRQRMQLHTQAAPFATDWALLRQADEHVRRLRQEAAQLQDRLPLLQQQRQEAYAARTAAQVAYEAAEATRREQEPKLVEAEKLDFQMQEAQKQLLLSKQEYEEKNEQCKRLKAAAEHAVSHARALREQVRDLSKWLELNANVSELTETLPELSANFQHWEHLKAELGQLRQRLHEATQRQQLAATEVTKHQQIAEDARRQLAAFTERYQVATTARNTWLIRLRHHVSGLQREQEKQQQHWDDLRRSLQMQQLILNHTDTRQLLEDGQPCPVCGATEHPYMAGILGVSEDAFLHDRQREEELSQQVRALGARFNRLNTYVTMLEQTGPEPETASSDSIQLLPETAEKGAAEEVKALVQKLRELRDQQTAAENRLSQASSQQEAAASQQQAYAQDVGQLTQALTDAEDRVPDARTMIQSQLQNFGMVFTEENGRALMDQARQRIAEFGEKKDKLTKAERELSGVSVEEKQAEEEKGKLTEWLRTNKQGLLDRHQAIQAQQQQRQQLFSGPDVAQARQQLESAQRQADARLKQAEQQLQQHETALTLAETQLRQRQQDAEQQHQLREQQHQTLTAALTAAGLAPDPTALTALLLPDAEVRRLADQLRQHEQDVALAQQTLTDLAQQLQQEQTRALTEEPSESIEQQLSTTNQQLASLNQQLGQRQQRLHDHRTGLERHATLAAQLANQQQQAQRWRQLTELIGSADGKKFSEFAQGLTLARLVDLANRHLHRLTDRYRILRNPDEHLDLLILDEYQAGSTRSMSSLSGGESFLVSLALALGLSELAGRKTQIDTLFIDEGFGTLDPDTLEIALSALEMLQGTGKTIGIISHVEALKERVTTQINVRKGAGGISTLQVIGFGEEL; this is encoded by the coding sequence ATGAAAATTCTCCGCGTTCGTTTCTTTAATCTGAACTCCCTGCGCGGGGAGCACGAAGTCAATTTTGGCACCTCGCCGCTGGCCGAGTCGGGCTTGTTTGCCATTACGGGGGCCACGGGGGCCGGCAAAACCACCATTCTCGACGCCATCACGCTGGCCCTCTACGGCCAGATGCCCCGCCACGAACTAGGCGGCCCCGAGCAGGCCATGAGCCACGGCACCGGCGAAAGCTGGGCCGAAGTAGAGTTTGAAGTAAACGGCCGCCGCTACCGCTCCAAATGGGGCCAGTACCGGGCCCGCAAAAAGCCCGAAGGCAAGCTGCAACCACCCACCATGGAGCTCAGCGAGCAGCCCGAAACGCCCACCGGAGAAGCAACGGAGCAGTGGCCCATTCTGGAAGACTATAAGTCGAAGGTACCGCCGCGCGTGGCCGAGCTAAGTGGCCTGGAGTATAAGCAGTTCCTACGCTCAGTGCTGCTGGCCCAGGGCGACTTCACTCGGTTTCTGAAATCCACAGCGGGCGAGCGGGCTCAGCTGCTGGAGAAGATTACGGACACCAAGAAGTATTCTGACATCTCCAGAGCGGCCTACGAGCGCGCCAAGCACGAAACGCAGCAAGTAGAACAACTGCGCGCGGGGCTGGCCGGAGTCGTGCTGCTTTCCCCAGAGGACGTTACATTTCTGGAAGGCGAGGTAACGTCGCTGCACACCCAGCTCGAAACGGCCACCAGTATCCAGAAGCGCCTGCTCGATGTCCAAGCCTGGCTGCGGCGCCTGCAGGAGCTACGCACGCAGCAGGAGCGCAGCAAAGCCCGGCTGCAGCAACTCACGGCGCAGGCCGACACGCTGGCTCCGCTGCGCCAGCGCATGCAGCTGCACACCCAAGCGGCTCCTTTCGCTACGGATTGGGCCTTGCTGCGCCAGGCTGATGAGCACGTAAGGCGGCTGCGGCAGGAAGCCGCTCAGTTGCAGGACCGCCTGCCCCTACTCCAGCAGCAGCGCCAGGAGGCCTACGCCGCTCGCACCGCCGCCCAAGTGGCCTACGAGGCCGCCGAAGCCACCCGCCGGGAGCAGGAACCCAAGCTGGTTGAGGCCGAGAAACTGGATTTTCAGATGCAGGAGGCTCAAAAACAGCTCTTGCTGAGCAAGCAGGAATACGAAGAGAAAAACGAGCAGTGCAAGCGTCTTAAGGCCGCTGCCGAGCACGCCGTAAGCCATGCCCGCGCCCTCCGCGAACAGGTACGGGACCTGAGTAAGTGGCTGGAGCTTAACGCCAACGTAAGCGAACTGACCGAAACCCTACCAGAGCTTTCGGCTAACTTCCAGCACTGGGAGCACCTGAAGGCCGAGCTAGGCCAGTTACGCCAACGCCTCCACGAAGCCACTCAGCGGCAGCAGCTGGCGGCCACAGAAGTCACCAAACATCAGCAGATAGCCGAGGACGCCCGGCGGCAGCTGGCAGCCTTCACGGAGCGCTACCAAGTGGCTACGACGGCTCGGAATACCTGGCTGATCCGGCTGCGCCACCATGTGAGTGGCCTACAGCGCGAGCAGGAAAAGCAGCAGCAGCACTGGGACGACCTACGCCGCAGCCTGCAGATGCAGCAACTCATCCTGAACCACACCGACACCCGCCAGCTCCTGGAGGATGGCCAGCCGTGCCCGGTATGCGGGGCCACGGAGCACCCGTATATGGCAGGTATATTGGGCGTTAGCGAAGATGCTTTTCTGCATGACCGGCAGCGGGAAGAAGAGTTAAGCCAGCAGGTCAGGGCCCTGGGAGCCCGCTTCAACCGCCTGAACACCTACGTCACGATGCTGGAGCAAACCGGCCCGGAGCCGGAAACCGCTTCGTCGGATTCTATTCAGCTGTTGCCGGAAACTGCTGAAAAAGGTGCCGCGGAAGAAGTGAAAGCCTTGGTGCAGAAATTACGGGAGCTGCGCGACCAGCAAACGGCCGCGGAAAACCGCCTGAGCCAGGCCAGCAGTCAGCAGGAGGCAGCAGCCAGCCAGCAACAGGCCTACGCGCAGGATGTCGGCCAGCTGACCCAGGCTCTCACCGATGCCGAGGACCGCGTGCCCGACGCCCGCACCATGATTCAAAGCCAGCTCCAGAATTTTGGGATGGTGTTTACGGAAGAAAACGGCCGGGCCCTGATGGACCAGGCTCGCCAGCGTATTGCGGAATTTGGCGAGAAGAAGGATAAGCTCACGAAGGCGGAACGCGAACTGAGTGGCGTGAGCGTAGAGGAAAAGCAGGCCGAGGAGGAAAAAGGGAAGCTGACAGAATGGCTTCGGACCAACAAACAAGGTCTGCTCGACCGGCACCAGGCCATTCAGGCCCAGCAACAGCAGCGTCAGCAGCTGTTTAGCGGGCCCGATGTGGCGCAGGCGCGTCAGCAGCTCGAAAGTGCCCAGCGCCAGGCTGATGCCCGCCTGAAACAAGCCGAACAGCAACTGCAGCAGCACGAAACAGCACTCACCCTGGCCGAAACCCAGCTGCGCCAACGCCAGCAGGACGCAGAGCAGCAGCACCAGCTTCGGGAGCAGCAGCACCAGACCCTAACGGCTGCCTTGACGGCCGCTGGCCTGGCCCCCGACCCAACGGCCCTCACGGCTCTACTTTTGCCCGATGCAGAGGTTCGCCGCCTCGCCGACCAGTTGCGCCAGCACGAGCAAGATGTGGCCCTGGCCCAGCAAACCCTCACCGACCTGGCCCAGCAGCTTCAGCAAGAGCAAACCCGCGCCCTCACGGAGGAGCCTTCGGAGTCTATTGAGCAGCAGCTCAGCACCACCAATCAGCAGCTAGCCAGCTTAAACCAGCAGCTAGGCCAGCGCCAGCAGCGCCTCCACGACCACCGCACTGGCCTAGAGCGCCACGCTACGCTGGCTGCGCAACTGGCAAATCAGCAACAGCAGGCGCAGCGCTGGCGGCAGCTAACGGAGCTTATCGGCTCAGCCGATGGCAAGAAATTCAGCGAGTTTGCGCAAGGCCTCACCCTGGCCCGCCTGGTGGATCTGGCCAACCGCCACCTGCACCGCCTCACCGACCGCTACCGCATCCTGCGCAACCCCGATGAGCACCTTGATCTGCTTATTCTGGATGAATATCAGGCCGGCAGCACCCGCTCTATGAGCTCGTTATCCGGGGGGGAGAGCTTCCTGGTGAGCCTCGCGCTGGCTCTAGGCCTATCGGAGCTGGCGGGTCGCAAAACCCAGATCGATACGCTCTTCATTGATGAAGGCTTCGGCACCCTAGACCCCGATACGCTGGAAATAGCCCTTTCGGCCCTGGAAATGCTGCAGGGCACCGGCAAAACTATCGGCATCATCTCGCACGTAGAGGCTCTGAAGGAGCGTGTAACCACCCAAATCAATGTCCGGAAAGGCGCCGGCGGTATCAGCACCCTGCAGGTTATTGGCTTCGGAGAAGAGCTGTAG
- a CDS encoding TonB-dependent receptor, giving the protein MPLRYLLLSLLLGLFLLPAPGLGQVRYTLSGYVRGTETGEALPGATVAVPALALGATTDDKGFYTLSVPAGTQQIVVSFIGYQNQTQALNLTRNQRLNFSLLSASNTLGEVIVEGAGTLQEKLQTTQMSVEHLTTREAKLLPALFGEVDLLKTLQLKPGVQNGGEGTSGLFVRGGSADQNLFLVDEAVVYNPSHLFGLFSVFNPDAVQSVDLYKGGFPAQYGGRLSSVVDVKMRPGNAEKFTTSGGLGLISSRLTLEGPLPNRKGSWLVSGRRTYFDVFTRQINKFNEGKEDYNPIPNYYFYDLNAKGNYQLGAKDNLFVTGYLGHDVFGFNSLNGFNFDFSWGNTVGSVRWNHVFNKRLYMNTTASFTRYDYNISNGLDQFSFNLTSDIRDFALRTDFDYAYNDRHAVKFGASVTDHHFGTGRLKAGSTDGSINFGSDITYRGQEAGLYASDNFKASDKLQLEYGLRLSGFQSGSDQYAGLEPRAAARYSLTPKISLKANYALMYQYVHLVTNSGASLPTDIWYPSRLSVKPQRSQQVAAGVSFLLGDGAYLLTNEAYYKWAQRQIDFRDGAQLFVNPDLDAEFLFGKGWAYGNEVYLEKKTGRTTGWIGYTLSWTKRRFPPQNGTTGINNGNTFYPNYDRRHNLTVVVLHQLSPRLNLTGSFVFTSGQATTLPLGRFVFQDVFGSNASAVPVYPQRNTYRLAPYNRLDLGLVYKLRPLRQGGESDLTFSVYNAYNRRNPYFVYFDQVKDKETDQVLNYRARQVSLFPVIPSVTYNFKF; this is encoded by the coding sequence ATGCCCTTACGCTACCTGCTCCTTTCCCTGCTTCTAGGCCTGTTCCTGCTGCCGGCACCTGGCCTAGGCCAGGTACGGTACACCCTTAGCGGGTACGTGCGGGGCACCGAAACCGGTGAGGCGCTGCCCGGTGCTACTGTGGCCGTACCCGCGCTTGCGTTGGGCGCCACTACCGACGATAAAGGCTTTTACACCTTATCTGTACCGGCGGGCACCCAGCAGATTGTTGTTTCCTTTATTGGGTATCAGAACCAGACGCAGGCTCTCAACCTGACGCGTAACCAGCGGCTGAATTTTTCGCTGTTGTCGGCTAGCAATACGTTGGGCGAGGTAATAGTGGAAGGTGCGGGTACGCTGCAGGAAAAGCTCCAGACTACGCAAATGAGCGTGGAGCACCTCACCACCCGCGAGGCCAAGCTCCTGCCCGCGTTGTTTGGCGAGGTAGATCTACTCAAAACCCTACAGCTGAAGCCCGGCGTGCAGAACGGCGGCGAAGGCACCAGCGGCCTGTTCGTGCGCGGCGGCTCCGCCGACCAGAACTTATTCCTGGTAGATGAAGCGGTGGTGTACAACCCGAGCCATCTATTCGGGCTGTTTTCGGTATTTAACCCCGACGCGGTGCAAAGTGTGGACTTGTACAAGGGCGGTTTTCCGGCCCAGTATGGCGGCCGGCTTTCCTCGGTGGTAGATGTGAAGATGCGGCCCGGCAACGCGGAGAAATTCACGACCAGTGGTGGCCTAGGCCTCATTTCGTCGCGCCTGACGCTGGAAGGGCCGCTACCAAACCGGAAAGGCTCCTGGCTGGTATCGGGTAGGCGCACGTATTTCGATGTGTTCACGCGCCAGATCAACAAGTTCAACGAGGGCAAGGAAGACTACAACCCCATCCCCAATTATTACTTCTACGACCTGAATGCCAAAGGCAACTACCAGCTCGGCGCCAAGGACAACCTGTTTGTAACGGGCTATCTGGGCCACGATGTATTCGGGTTCAACTCCCTGAACGGCTTCAACTTCGACTTTAGCTGGGGCAACACAGTGGGCTCGGTGCGCTGGAACCATGTGTTTAATAAGCGGCTGTATATGAACACCACCGCTTCGTTCACGCGCTACGACTACAACATCAGCAATGGGCTGGACCAGTTCAGCTTCAACCTGACCTCGGATATTCGTGACTTCGCCTTGCGCACTGATTTCGACTATGCTTACAACGACCGGCATGCGGTGAAGTTTGGCGCCTCCGTTACAGACCACCACTTCGGCACAGGGCGGTTGAAAGCGGGCTCTACGGATGGCAGTATCAATTTCGGGTCCGATATCACCTACCGCGGTCAGGAAGCGGGCCTCTACGCATCCGACAATTTTAAAGCTTCCGATAAGCTGCAGTTGGAGTACGGCCTGCGCCTCTCGGGTTTCCAGAGCGGCTCCGACCAATATGCTGGCCTAGAGCCGCGCGCGGCGGCTCGCTACTCTCTCACGCCCAAGATTTCCCTGAAGGCCAACTACGCCCTGATGTACCAGTACGTGCATCTGGTCACGAATAGCGGCGCCTCTCTGCCCACCGATATCTGGTATCCGTCGCGGCTTTCCGTGAAGCCCCAACGCTCGCAGCAAGTGGCGGCGGGGGTGAGTTTTTTGCTGGGTGATGGGGCCTATCTGCTCACCAATGAGGCCTACTACAAGTGGGCACAGCGGCAGATCGATTTCCGGGATGGCGCGCAGCTGTTTGTGAATCCTGACCTCGATGCGGAATTCCTGTTTGGCAAGGGTTGGGCCTACGGCAACGAGGTGTATCTGGAGAAGAAAACCGGCCGCACCACTGGCTGGATAGGCTACACCCTTTCCTGGACGAAACGGCGCTTTCCGCCCCAAAACGGCACCACCGGCATCAACAACGGCAATACGTTCTACCCCAACTACGACCGCCGCCACAACCTGACGGTGGTGGTTCTGCACCAACTCTCGCCTCGCCTGAACCTGACAGGCTCCTTCGTGTTTACCTCGGGCCAGGCCACTACGCTGCCGCTAGGCCGTTTTGTGTTTCAGGATGTGTTTGGCTCAAATGCCTCGGCCGTGCCGGTGTATCCGCAGCGCAACACCTACCGTTTGGCTCCTTACAACCGCCTGGACTTGGGCTTGGTGTATAAGCTGCGCCCCTTGCGCCAAGGCGGCGAATCGGACCTCACGTTCAGCGTATACAACGCCTACAACCGCCGCAACCCCTACTTTGTATACTTCGACCAGGTGAAGGACAAGGAAACCGACCAGGTATTGAACTACCGCGCCCGCCAGGTTTCGCTCTTTCCCGTCATTCCCTCGGTGACGTACAATTTCAAGTTTTAA
- a CDS encoding purine-nucleoside phosphorylase — translation MQQLREAADFLRQTLQDFQPEVGIILGTGLGALVKDVEVLHTFSYADIPHFPVSTVESHAGELLAGTLAGKRVLVMHGRFHYYEGYTMQQVVFPVRVMKLLGIQKLFVSNAAGGLDPNFEYSDLMLIEDHLNLQPTNPLIGQNFEELGPRFPDMMEPYDLGLLQIAEEAAQELGLGQYMRRGVYASLSGPMLETPAEYRYLRTIGADAVGMSTTPEVIAAVQMSLPVLAVSVITDLASPGKLKRVELADILRCAAVAEPRLTALFRRVLEKL, via the coding sequence ATGCAGCAACTCCGCGAAGCCGCCGATTTTCTCCGCCAAACCCTCCAAGATTTTCAGCCCGAAGTAGGCATTATCCTCGGCACTGGCCTAGGTGCCCTGGTGAAGGATGTGGAAGTGCTCCACACGTTTTCTTACGCCGATATTCCGCACTTCCCGGTTTCTACGGTAGAAAGCCACGCCGGCGAGCTGCTGGCCGGAACCCTAGCGGGCAAGCGAGTATTGGTGATGCACGGCCGCTTCCATTACTACGAGGGCTACACCATGCAGCAGGTGGTATTTCCGGTGCGCGTCATGAAGCTGCTCGGGATTCAGAAGCTGTTCGTGAGCAACGCTGCCGGTGGCCTCGATCCTAACTTCGAGTACTCCGATCTGATGCTGATTGAGGACCACCTCAACCTGCAGCCGACCAACCCGCTCATCGGCCAGAACTTCGAGGAACTGGGCCCACGCTTTCCTGACATGATGGAGCCCTACGACCTGGGCCTGCTCCAGATAGCCGAGGAAGCCGCCCAGGAACTAGGCCTAGGCCAGTACATGCGGCGCGGCGTGTATGCCAGCCTATCGGGTCCTATGCTGGAAACGCCCGCTGAGTACCGTTACCTGCGCACCATTGGGGCCGATGCTGTGGGCATGAGCACCACACCCGAGGTTATTGCCGCCGTGCAAATGAGCCTGCCCGTGCTGGCCGTGTCCGTCATTACTGATCTGGCCTCGCCCGGCAAGCTAAAGCGGGTAGAACTGGCCGATATCCTGCGGTGCGCTGCCGTAGCCGAACCACGCCTGACGGCCTTGTTCCGGCGGGTGCTGGAAAAGCTCTAG